Proteins from a genomic interval of Providencia stuartii:
- the murI gene encoding glutamate racemase — protein sequence MVIAPLEENISLQEATTSNHNLSIRPTILVFDSGVGGLSVYREVKKLLPNAHYIYAFDNEAFPYGEKSEEFIVDRVYQIVNAIAKKHPLTITIIACNTASTISLPNLRAHFNFPVVGVVPAIKPATKLTRNGIVGLLATKGTVNREYTKELIARFATDCRVISLGSADLVQLAERKLHGEQIPLTEVANAVKPWLRMPEAPDTVVLGCTHFPLLIEELEQVLPNGTRFIDSGAAIARRTVWLINNQAEDIIASHDADFAYCLLMNHSAIELQSVLATEGFNSLEKLAI from the coding sequence ATGGTTATCGCACCGCTGGAAGAGAATATTTCCTTACAGGAAGCTACAACTTCTAATCACAACCTATCTATTCGCCCGACCATCCTTGTGTTTGATTCAGGGGTGGGCGGGTTATCTGTTTATCGTGAAGTCAAAAAATTACTGCCTAACGCACATTATATATATGCATTCGATAATGAAGCTTTTCCTTATGGCGAAAAGAGCGAAGAGTTTATTGTCGATAGGGTTTATCAAATCGTGAATGCAATTGCCAAAAAGCATCCTTTGACTATTACTATCATCGCATGTAACACCGCAAGTACGATTAGTTTGCCTAATCTTAGAGCGCATTTTAATTTTCCTGTGGTTGGTGTCGTACCCGCGATTAAACCCGCCACTAAATTAACCCGAAATGGCATAGTTGGGTTGTTAGCGACGAAGGGCACCGTCAATCGCGAGTATACGAAAGAGTTGATTGCGCGATTTGCGACAGACTGTAGAGTCATTTCACTTGGTTCAGCAGACCTTGTGCAATTGGCAGAAAGAAAGCTACATGGAGAACAGATACCTTTAACAGAAGTCGCCAATGCGGTGAAACCATGGTTAAGAATGCCAGAAGCGCCAGATACCGTTGTTCTAGGCTGCACTCATTTCCCTCTATTAATAGAAGAACTTGAGCAAGTGCTTCCAAATGGAACCCGATTCATTGATTCAGGCGCTGCAATTGCTAGGCGTACGGTATGGCTGATTAACAATCAAGCAGAAGATATCATTGCGAGTCATGATGCAGATTTTGCGTATTGTCTATTAATGAATCATAGCGCGATAGAATTGCAATCAGTGTTGGCCACTGAAGGGTTTAATTCGTTGGAAAAACTGGCTATCTAA
- the btuB gene encoding TonB-dependent vitamin B12 receptor BtuB, translating to MNKNKLLPLSAAAMAVLCGISSLANANNQSDEMVVSANRFEQPISSILAPVTVVTREDIDHWQSNTVIDVLRRLPGVDIAQYGGIGQQSSLFIRGSESRHVLVLVDGVRLNQAGISGSSDMSQIPISLVQRIEYIRGARSAVYGSDAIGGVVNIITRRDNVGTTLNAGIGSYGYQNYNGSTQQKIGEKTTVTAAAAYTYTKGFDLAPKDVSPRDYDKDGFLNKSLWLGVEHQLSSEISAYARAYGYDNRTRYDASEYSGVRVDTRKLYSRTYETGVKYHQNQYSTSLSGSYSYVKDYNFDPRQGQYASSSNLDESKQYNIQWGNNYRLDKGNISAGIDYQRQSIEPNGYALITKKETMNNTGLYLTGQYSFVDSVIAEAAVRTDHHSEFNWHTSWQSGLSWEFYDGYKLVGSYATAYKAPNLSQLYAYSSSSWGTTKGNPNLKPEESKQWEIGVEGTTGPLFWQINAYHNDIDNLIEYKYGNFINTYENIGKAEIKGIEWVGEFSTGFLHHQLTYQYVDPRNKKTNKVLERRAKQQVKYQLDWNIAEVDMGLTYHYIGSRYDNDFSQSPSKRLKQGGVSLWDLTAAYPITSQLTIRGKIANMFDKDYETAYGYRTAGREYFLTGSYNF from the coding sequence ATGAATAAGAATAAGTTGTTGCCGTTATCGGCTGCTGCTATGGCAGTGTTGTGTGGTATTTCTTCTTTGGCAAATGCAAATAATCAATCAGATGAAATGGTGGTATCAGCGAACCGCTTTGAACAGCCTATCTCATCGATATTAGCGCCAGTAACCGTTGTCACGCGTGAAGATATTGATCATTGGCAGTCGAATACTGTGATTGATGTATTAAGGCGGCTACCGGGTGTGGATATTGCCCAGTATGGTGGTATAGGACAGCAGAGCTCCCTCTTTATTAGAGGTTCAGAGTCTCGCCATGTATTGGTATTAGTTGATGGTGTTCGTTTAAACCAAGCGGGTATTTCTGGCTCATCAGATATGAGCCAAATTCCTATCTCTTTAGTTCAGCGAATCGAATATATTCGTGGAGCAAGATCGGCTGTTTATGGCTCGGATGCAATTGGTGGTGTTGTTAATATTATTACTCGCCGAGATAATGTAGGAACCACATTAAATGCGGGTATTGGTTCTTATGGTTATCAGAATTATAACGGCTCAACTCAACAGAAAATCGGTGAAAAAACAACAGTAACCGCTGCCGCAGCTTATACCTATACAAAAGGATTTGATCTAGCACCTAAGGACGTTAGTCCACGTGACTACGATAAAGATGGTTTTCTTAATAAATCACTATGGCTAGGTGTGGAGCACCAGTTATCATCTGAAATATCAGCTTATGCGAGAGCATATGGATATGATAATAGAACTCGTTATGATGCCTCTGAATACTCAGGTGTGCGGGTAGATACCCGTAAACTTTATAGCCGTACATATGAAACTGGCGTTAAATATCATCAAAACCAATACTCAACCTCACTATCCGGAAGCTATAGTTACGTTAAAGATTACAATTTTGATCCAAGGCAAGGGCAGTATGCTAGCTCTTCTAATCTAGATGAATCAAAGCAGTATAATATTCAGTGGGGTAACAATTATCGTTTAGATAAAGGTAATATTAGTGCGGGTATAGATTATCAGCGTCAAAGCATAGAACCTAATGGCTATGCTTTAATAACTAAAAAAGAAACCATGAATAACACGGGGCTCTATTTGACGGGGCAATACTCGTTTGTTGATTCTGTTATAGCTGAAGCCGCCGTTCGCACGGATCATCATTCAGAATTTAATTGGCATACATCATGGCAATCAGGGCTGAGCTGGGAATTTTATGATGGGTATAAACTGGTTGGATCATACGCAACAGCATATAAAGCACCTAATCTAAGTCAACTGTACGCATATTCTTCATCAAGTTGGGGAACAACAAAAGGTAATCCGAACTTAAAACCAGAAGAAAGTAAGCAGTGGGAAATTGGTGTTGAAGGAACAACGGGACCGCTATTCTGGCAAATTAATGCTTATCATAATGATATTGATAACCTGATTGAATATAAATATGGCAATTTTATCAATACATATGAAAATATTGGAAAAGCAGAAATTAAAGGTATCGAGTGGGTTGGTGAATTTAGCACTGGCTTTTTACATCATCAATTAACATACCAATATGTCGATCCCAGAAATAAAAAAACGAACAAAGTATTGGAGCGCCGAGCTAAGCAACAAGTGAAATACCAATTAGATTGGAATATTGCTGAGGTAGATATGGGGCTAACTTATCACTATATAGGTTCGCGTTATGATAATGACTTTTCCCAATCACCATCAAAACGTCTAAAACAAGGGGGGGTTAGCCTTTGGGATCTCACAGCGGCATATCCAATCACTTCACAGCTCACAATTCGTGGTAAAATAGCTAATATGTTCGATAAAGACTATGAGACCGCGTATGGTTATCGCACCGCTGGAAGAGAATATTTCCTTACAGGAAGCTACAACTTCTAA
- the trmA gene encoding tRNA (uridine(54)-C5)-methyltransferase TrmA: MNTEHYALQLAEKVERLKMMMAPYTTTEPEVFASPESHYRMRAEFRVWHDGDDLFHIMFDKETKERIRVEQFPVASELINQAMQALLPLIKESTLLRHKLFQIDYLSTLSNKLIISLLYHKKLNDEWTEEAKQLKAKLVSKGFDLQLIGRASKTKIMLDNDYVDEVLPVNGRNMIYRQVENSFTQPNAHVNINMLEWAIAATKGATGDLLELYCGNGNFSLALAQNFERVLATEIAKPSVSAAQYNIAANNINNVQIIRMSAEDFTQAMRGIREFKRLEGINLRDYQCNTIFVDPPRSGLDDKTVQLVQEYDHILYISCNPETLCDNLAVLNETHEVKKLALFDQFPYTHHMESGVLLTRR, encoded by the coding sequence ATGAACACCGAGCACTATGCATTGCAACTTGCAGAAAAAGTAGAACGACTAAAAATGATGATGGCCCCTTATACGACAACTGAGCCTGAAGTATTTGCGTCACCAGAATCCCATTATCGGATGCGTGCAGAATTTAGAGTGTGGCACGACGGTGATGATTTATTTCATATCATGTTTGATAAAGAAACCAAAGAACGTATTCGGGTTGAGCAATTCCCCGTTGCAAGTGAGCTAATTAACCAGGCAATGCAAGCACTTTTGCCTTTAATAAAAGAAAGTACGCTTCTGCGTCATAAATTATTTCAAATCGACTATCTTTCAACGCTGAGTAATAAGTTAATTATCTCTTTGCTCTATCATAAAAAACTGAATGACGAGTGGACCGAAGAAGCTAAACAATTAAAAGCAAAATTAGTGAGTAAAGGTTTTGACCTTCAACTCATCGGTCGTGCATCAAAAACTAAAATCATGCTCGATAATGATTATGTTGATGAAGTGCTACCCGTTAATGGTCGGAATATGATTTATCGGCAAGTTGAAAATAGCTTTACCCAGCCTAATGCTCACGTGAATATTAATATGTTGGAGTGGGCAATCGCTGCAACTAAAGGGGCTACAGGCGACCTACTTGAACTGTATTGTGGAAATGGCAATTTTTCATTGGCATTAGCACAAAACTTTGAGCGCGTCTTAGCAACTGAAATTGCTAAACCGTCGGTATCTGCTGCACAATATAATATCGCTGCAAACAACATCAATAATGTGCAGATTATCCGTATGTCAGCAGAAGACTTTACACAGGCTATGCGTGGCATACGTGAGTTTAAACGCCTTGAAGGTATTAATTTACGTGATTACCAATGTAATACTATTTTCGTTGACCCTCCACGCAGTGGCCTAGATGATAAAACCGTTCAATTAGTGCAAGAGTATGACCATATCCTCTATATTTCTTGCAACCCAGAAACCTTGTGTGACAATTTAGCGGTTTTAAATGAAACTCATGAAGTGAAAAAACTCGCGCTGTTTGATCAGTTTCCTTACACCCATCATATGGAAAGTGGTGTTTTGCTGACTCGCCGTTAG
- a CDS encoding YijD family membrane protein, producing MTEHNRYEKSTLLLALVIGLSTHGTFSALFNSLVEFSIFPIITLVLAVYCLHQRYLHHAMPIGLPKFVVGNFFLGLFAYAAILRVQHPEVGSNFIPATIIVALALWLYTSWKARKREQQELTAENEAEI from the coding sequence ATGACGGAACACAATCGCTATGAGAAAAGCACATTACTACTCGCCTTAGTCATTGGCTTATCGACTCACGGAACTTTCTCTGCTCTGTTTAACTCCTTAGTAGAGTTTTCCATTTTCCCAATTATTACTTTAGTATTAGCAGTTTATTGCTTACATCAGCGTTATTTACATCATGCGATGCCTATAGGATTGCCTAAATTTGTCGTGGGTAACTTCTTTTTAGGTTTGTTTGCTTATGCGGCAATTTTACGCGTACAACACCCAGAAGTTGGCTCTAACTTTATTCCTGCAACGATCATTGTTGCTTTAGCATTGTGGTTGTATACAAGCTGGAAAGCACGTAAAAGAGAGCAGCAAGAATTGACAGCCGAAAATGAAGCTGAAATTTAA
- the fabR gene encoding HTH-type transcriptional repressor FabR, with product MSNNIGVRAKQKEKTRRSLIEAAFSQLSAERSFTSLSLREVAREAGIAPTSFYRHFKDVDELGLTMVDESGLMLRQLMRQARQRIAKGGSVIRTSISTFMEFIGNNPNAFRLLLRERSGTSAEFRAAVAREIQHFIAELADYLEQESHMPRHFTELQAESMVTIVFSAGAEALDIDEEKRQHLEERLVLQLRMIAKGAYYWYRREQEKQNQTDPDLTK from the coding sequence GTGAGCAATAATATTGGCGTTAGAGCAAAACAGAAAGAAAAAACTCGTCGTTCGCTCATTGAAGCCGCATTTAGCCAATTAAGTGCAGAACGTAGTTTTACCAGTCTCAGCTTACGTGAAGTCGCACGTGAGGCAGGCATTGCACCCACTTCATTTTATCGCCATTTCAAAGATGTTGACGAACTGGGTCTGACCATGGTTGACGAAAGTGGTTTGATGTTGCGTCAACTGATGCGGCAAGCTCGGCAGCGTATCGCAAAAGGCGGTAGTGTGATCCGGACGTCAATCTCAACTTTTATGGAGTTTATTGGTAATAACCCTAATGCCTTTAGGTTATTATTGCGTGAACGCTCCGGTACTTCAGCTGAATTCCGCGCTGCGGTGGCACGGGAAATCCAACATTTTATTGCTGAATTGGCGGATTACCTAGAACAAGAAAGCCATATGCCGCGCCATTTCACTGAACTACAAGCAGAATCCATGGTTACCATCGTTTTTAGTGCGGGTGCTGAGGCGCTCGATATTGATGAAGAGAAAAGGCAACATCTGGAAGAACGGCTTGTACTTCAACTACGAATGATTGCTAAAGGCGCATATTACTGGTACCGACGCGAACAAGAAAAACAGAATCAAACTGACCCCGATCTCACTAAATAA
- the sthA gene encoding Si-specific NAD(P)(+) transhydrogenase, whose amino-acid sequence MQHIHFDAIVIGSGPGGEGAAMGLVKQGKNVAVIERYNSVGGGCTHWGTIPSKALRHAVSRIIEFNQNPLYSDNSRSLRSSFSEILKHAESVISQQTRMRQGFYERNGCTMFSGEATFIDERHVSVRYADGSCDVLSADNIVIATGSRPYCPSDVDFNHSRIYNSDTILNLTHEPRHVIIYGAGVIGCEYASIFRGLGVKVDLINTRDHLLAFLDQEMSDALSYHFWNSGIVIRHNEEYEKIEGVDDGVIVHLKSGKKVKADCLLYANGRTGNTDKLGLANVGIEADGRGLVKVDSAYRTSNERIYAVGDVIGYPSLASAAYDQGRIAARAIAEDLGNAHLVEDIPTGIYTIPEISSVGKTEQQLTAMKIPYEVGRAQFKHLARAQIAGMNVGSLKILFHRETLQILGIHCFGERAAEIIHIGQAIMEQKGEGNTIEYFVNTTFNYPTMAEAFRVAALNGLNRLF is encoded by the coding sequence ATGCAACACATTCATTTTGATGCAATCGTCATTGGTTCCGGGCCAGGTGGAGAAGGCGCCGCCATGGGACTGGTGAAGCAAGGAAAAAACGTCGCCGTTATAGAACGTTATAATAGTGTCGGCGGTGGCTGTACCCACTGGGGAACCATTCCCTCCAAAGCACTCCGTCATGCCGTTAGTCGAATTATCGAATTCAACCAAAATCCTCTCTACAGTGATAATTCTCGCTCTTTACGCTCCTCTTTCTCTGAAATCCTTAAGCATGCTGAAAGTGTCATTAGCCAACAAACACGTATGCGCCAAGGTTTTTATGAGCGTAATGGCTGCACAATGTTTTCTGGCGAAGCAACCTTTATTGATGAGCGCCATGTTAGTGTGCGCTATGCGGATGGAAGCTGCGATGTTCTCAGCGCAGATAATATTGTGATAGCGACAGGCTCTCGCCCTTATTGTCCATCCGATGTTGATTTTAATCACTCCCGTATTTACAACAGTGATACCATCCTAAATCTCACCCATGAACCGCGTCATGTGATTATTTATGGTGCTGGCGTGATTGGTTGTGAATATGCATCTATCTTCCGCGGATTAGGTGTTAAAGTTGATTTAATTAATACTCGCGATCATTTACTGGCATTCTTAGACCAAGAAATGTCAGATGCCCTTTCTTATCACTTCTGGAATAGCGGTATCGTTATTCGTCATAACGAAGAATATGAAAAAATTGAAGGCGTCGATGATGGGGTTATTGTTCATCTTAAGTCAGGCAAAAAAGTCAAAGCTGACTGTTTACTTTACGCTAACGGGCGGACAGGTAATACAGACAAGCTTGGCTTAGCTAATGTTGGTATTGAAGCTGATGGCCGAGGACTCGTTAAAGTCGATAGCGCATATCGTACATCTAATGAACGTATTTATGCTGTTGGCGATGTTATTGGTTACCCAAGCTTGGCATCCGCTGCTTATGACCAAGGTCGTATTGCCGCTCGAGCTATTGCCGAAGATCTAGGAAATGCCCATCTAGTTGAAGATATTCCTACTGGTATTTATACCATCCCTGAAATTAGTTCTGTTGGTAAAACAGAACAGCAATTAACAGCGATGAAAATTCCATACGAAGTCGGACGCGCTCAATTTAAGCATTTGGCTCGCGCGCAAATTGCGGGTATGAATGTTGGCAGCTTGAAAATTCTATTTCATCGTGAAACATTGCAGATCTTGGGTATCCACTGTTTCGGTGAAAGAGCCGCTGAAATTATTCATATCGGTCAAGCTATCATGGAGCAAAAAGGGGAAGGAAATACGATCGAGTATTTTGTGAATACTACATTCAACTACCCTACGATGGCAGAAGCATTTCGTGTCGCAGCATTAAATGGGTTAAACCGTTTATTTTAA
- the oxyR gene encoding DNA-binding transcriptional regulator OxyR — MNIRDLEYLVALAEHKHFRRAADSCHVSQPTLSGQIRKLEEELGVMLLERTSRKVLFTQQGLLLVEQARTILREIKVLQEMAALQGESMSGPLHIGLIPTIAPYLLPLIIPELHKLFPKLEIYLHEAQTQQLLAQLDSGKLDCAILAQVKETDPFIVVPLFEEPMKLAIYEGHSWRDRDTIDMSELAGEKLLMLEDGHCLRDQAMGFCFQAGAKEDTHFRATSLETLRNMVAAGSGITLLPDLAVPSETCRDGVCYLNCIHPEPKRTVVLVYRPGSPLRGRYEQLAEAIYNLMSSYYSQKAR; from the coding sequence ATGAACATTCGCGATCTGGAATATCTAGTAGCATTAGCTGAACACAAACACTTTCGTCGAGCCGCGGACTCTTGTCACGTGAGTCAACCAACACTGAGTGGCCAAATACGTAAGTTAGAAGAAGAACTCGGTGTTATGTTACTGGAACGAACCAGTCGTAAAGTGTTATTTACTCAACAGGGGTTGCTGCTTGTTGAACAAGCGAGAACGATTTTACGCGAAATTAAAGTATTACAAGAAATGGCGGCTCTACAAGGTGAAAGTATGTCGGGACCTTTACATATAGGGTTAATTCCGACAATTGCTCCTTATCTTCTACCTCTGATTATTCCCGAATTGCATAAACTGTTTCCTAAACTTGAGATCTATTTACACGAAGCGCAAACGCAACAATTACTCGCGCAGCTCGATAGTGGGAAATTAGATTGTGCAATTTTGGCTCAAGTAAAAGAAACAGATCCGTTTATTGTGGTTCCTTTATTTGAAGAACCGATGAAGTTAGCTATTTATGAAGGTCATTCATGGCGTGATCGCGACACTATTGATATGAGTGAATTAGCAGGTGAAAAGCTATTGATGCTTGAAGACGGCCATTGCTTACGTGATCAAGCCATGGGCTTTTGTTTCCAAGCTGGCGCAAAAGAAGATACACATTTTCGTGCTACCAGTTTAGAAACTTTGCGGAATATGGTCGCGGCGGGAAGTGGAATTACATTATTACCTGATTTGGCGGTACCGAGTGAAACATGTCGTGATGGGGTGTGCTACTTAAATTGTATTCATCCAGAACCGAAACGTACTGTGGTATTAGTTTATCGTCCAGGATCACCATTACGTGGACGCTATGAGCAACTTGCTGAAGCTATTTATAATTTAATGAGTAGTTATTACAGCCAAAAGGCGCGTTAA
- a CDS encoding pilus assembly protein has product MMKKVVISSMSLVLLATVLLTENAQAKTNNTTITFKAAIVQPPCSYDFNNNNVQLNCFNSKENKTKKSNIHYSRQSKTSEWKQTTDNRGIYQFKWTNKERNLAMISVQYL; this is encoded by the coding sequence ATGATGAAAAAAGTCGTCATATCATCAATGTCACTTGTATTACTCGCTACAGTACTATTAACAGAGAATGCACAAGCAAAGACAAACAATACCACCATTACATTTAAAGCAGCTATTGTACAACCGCCTTGCAGCTATGATTTTAATAACAACAACGTTCAATTGAATTGTTTTAATAGCAAAGAAAATAAAACTAAAAAATCAAATATTCATTACTCACGACAAAGCAAAACATCTGAATGGAAGCAAACAACTGATAATCGCGGCATATATCAATTCAAATGGACGAATAAAGAAAGAAATCTTGCCATGATTTCAGTGCAGTACCTTTAA
- the argH gene encoding argininosuccinate lyase, translating into MALWGGRFSQEADQRFKQFNDSLRFDYRLAQQDIIGSVAWSKALVTVGVLSEAEQQSLEQALKALLKEVQDNPESILQSDAEDIHSWVEGKLIDKVGDLGKKLHTGRSRNDQVATDLKLWCKDQIAQLLEAVIELQKALVITAENNQNAVMPGYTHLQRAQPVTFAHWCLAYSEMLARDESRLKDTLKRLDVSPLGCGALAGTAYDIDREQLASWLGFASATRNSLDTVSDRDHVLELLSDASIGMVHLSRFAEDLIFFNSGEAGFVELSDKVTSGSSLMPQKKNPDALELIRGKCGRVQGALTGMMMTLKGLPLAYNKDMQEDKEGLFDALDTWLDCMHMAALVLDGIQIRRHRCEDAAKQGYANATELADYLVAKGVPFREAHHIVGEAVVAAISQGKALEEMTLSDLQKFSDTIQLDVYQILSLQSCLDKRLAKGGVAKSQVSQAIIEAKLRLGL; encoded by the coding sequence ATGGCACTTTGGGGTGGACGTTTTAGTCAAGAAGCCGATCAACGGTTTAAACAATTTAATGATTCATTGCGTTTTGATTACCGCTTGGCGCAACAAGACATTATTGGTTCGGTTGCCTGGTCAAAAGCGTTAGTCACAGTCGGGGTGTTATCAGAAGCAGAACAACAATCCCTTGAACAGGCATTGAAGGCGCTATTGAAAGAAGTACAAGATAACCCCGAAAGCATTCTGCAAAGTGATGCAGAAGATATTCATAGCTGGGTTGAAGGAAAACTGATTGATAAAGTAGGTGATTTAGGTAAAAAACTGCATACGGGTCGTAGCCGTAACGACCAAGTCGCGACGGATTTGAAATTATGGTGTAAAGACCAAATAGCACAACTATTAGAAGCGGTGATTGAGCTACAAAAAGCCTTAGTTATCACTGCTGAAAATAATCAAAATGCAGTGATGCCTGGTTACACCCACTTACAACGTGCTCAGCCCGTTACTTTCGCACACTGGTGTTTAGCATACAGTGAAATGCTGGCTCGGGATGAAAGCCGCCTCAAAGATACATTAAAACGTTTAGATGTTAGCCCGTTAGGCTGTGGTGCATTGGCAGGTACGGCTTACGATATTGACCGTGAACAACTGGCTTCTTGGCTGGGGTTTGCATCTGCAACACGTAATAGTCTTGATACGGTGTCAGATAGGGATCATGTTTTAGAACTGTTATCTGATGCAAGCATTGGTATGGTTCACTTATCCCGTTTTGCGGAAGATTTAATTTTCTTCAATAGCGGTGAAGCTGGTTTTGTTGAACTTTCTGACAAAGTCACCTCCGGTTCATCATTAATGCCTCAAAAGAAAAACCCAGACGCACTTGAGTTAATTCGTGGTAAGTGTGGTCGTGTGCAAGGGGCATTAACTGGGATGATGATGACGCTTAAAGGATTGCCATTAGCTTATAATAAAGATATGCAAGAAGATAAAGAGGGCCTGTTTGATGCTCTTGATACGTGGCTAGACTGTATGCATATGGCTGCATTGGTGTTAGATGGTATTCAAATCCGTCGTCATCGTTGTGAAGACGCAGCAAAACAAGGCTATGCCAATGCGACAGAACTCGCAGACTACCTTGTTGCTAAAGGCGTTCCATTCCGTGAAGCACATCATATTGTGGGCGAAGCCGTTGTGGCGGCAATTAGCCAAGGAAAAGCGTTGGAAGAAATGACATTAAGTGATTTACAAAAATTCAGTGATACTATCCAACTCGATGTATATCAAATCTTATCGTTACAATCATGCTTAGATAAGCGTTTAGCCAAAGGTGGGGTTGCAAAGAGCCAAGTGAGTCAGGCAATCATCGAAGCTAAATTACGTTTAGGGCTGTAA
- a CDS encoding argininosuccinate synthase: MKKGIKKIVLAYSGGLDTSAIIPWLKENYDDCEVVAFVADVGQDREDLVGVEQKALQSGASECYVVDLREEFIKEYIYPVLKTGALYEGSYLLGTSMARPIIAKAQVEIALKVGADAVAHGATGKGNDQVRFESTYTALAPQLKVVAPWREWNLRSREALLDYLKERNIPTTASLEKIYSRDENAWHISTEGGVLESTWNAANQDCWVWTVDPKDAPDEAELVTVGVKQGEVVSVNGQTLSPLGCLEALNVLGAKHGVGRIDIVENRLVGMKSRGCYETPGGTIMMAALRGIEQLVLDRDSFKWREQLGLEMSYVVYDGRWFAPLRQSLQAAAESLAQDVTGEVVLKLYKGQVTAIQKKADNSLYSEEFATFGEDEVYDHSHAGGFIRLYSLSSRIRALKEQNKAK; the protein is encoded by the coding sequence ATGAAAAAGGGCATCAAAAAAATCGTATTGGCATATTCAGGCGGTTTAGATACATCAGCCATTATTCCATGGTTGAAAGAAAACTATGATGACTGCGAAGTGGTTGCCTTTGTGGCAGATGTAGGTCAAGACAGAGAAGATCTGGTGGGTGTGGAGCAAAAAGCACTGCAATCAGGTGCATCTGAATGTTATGTGGTGGATCTGCGCGAAGAATTTATCAAAGAATATATCTACCCAGTATTAAAAACGGGTGCGTTATATGAAGGGAGCTACCTATTAGGCACGTCGATGGCACGTCCTATTATTGCTAAAGCACAAGTTGAAATCGCATTAAAAGTTGGGGCCGATGCCGTTGCGCATGGCGCAACCGGTAAAGGAAATGACCAAGTGCGTTTTGAAAGCACATACACCGCGCTGGCACCTCAGTTAAAAGTTGTTGCGCCGTGGCGTGAGTGGAATTTACGTTCCCGTGAAGCGCTACTGGACTACCTGAAAGAACGTAATATTCCAACAACGGCAAGTTTAGAGAAAATTTATAGCCGCGATGAAAACGCATGGCATATTTCGACTGAGGGTGGCGTATTAGAAAGTACTTGGAATGCAGCCAACCAAGACTGCTGGGTGTGGACTGTGGATCCAAAAGATGCCCCAGATGAAGCGGAACTCGTCACTGTTGGCGTTAAACAAGGGGAAGTGGTTTCTGTTAATGGTCAAACTTTATCTCCACTCGGTTGCCTTGAAGCATTAAACGTCTTAGGTGCGAAACACGGTGTGGGTCGTATTGATATCGTTGAAAACCGTTTAGTAGGCATGAAGTCTCGTGGTTGTTATGAAACACCCGGAGGCACCATTATGATGGCAGCTCTACGTGGTATTGAGCAACTTGTTTTGGATCGCGATAGCTTCAAATGGCGTGAGCAGCTAGGCCTAGAAATGTCTTATGTGGTCTATGATGGGCGTTGGTTCGCTCCTTTACGTCAATCACTGCAAGCGGCAGCAGAATCTTTAGCGCAGGATGTCACCGGTGAAGTTGTTTTGAAACTGTATAAAGGGCAAGTGACAGCTATTCAGAAAAAAGCTGATAACAGCCTGTATTCAGAAGAGTTTGCAACTTTTGGTGAAGATGAAGTCTATGATCACAGCCATGCTGGTGGCTTTATCCGTTTATATTCTCTTTCTTCACGTATTCGTGCACTCAAAGAGCAGAACAAAGCGAAATAG